The proteins below are encoded in one region of Coffea arabica cultivar ET-39 chromosome 4c, Coffea Arabica ET-39 HiFi, whole genome shotgun sequence:
- the LOC140004840 gene encoding uncharacterized protein — MKVLVWNCQGVGSTLTIPHLREVSNLFSPSMLFLSETKNRSRYMDRVRQKLNFESSCVVESINRSGRMALMWKEEVKIKEIIKTAFTIEAHVEDREAKTTWWFIGIYASCDNLIRKSQWKVVEARKKLWGDKWIIAGDFNDILSNEEKWGGRWREEKSFTDFNNFINDNQLIDIGLRGTPGHGVTIGRMKGNMLLIDTIPDTRKRKKRFYFDKRWLKREGIQDVIRKAWEKDYEGSRMFRVKCKIRNCRVEILKWKNNSNCNAKKKILQIKSQLEKLQSSTHSGNRKETVILKEQLKEAYKEEELYWHQKARLNWIKEGDKNTNFFHAQVKGRRRRNRMLNLQKEDGSWTENEHELGKEVADYYRLLFTSSWNGSSEEILRGIPSTITASMNDQLVRGVDEEEIRTTIFSMSPDTAPGMDDPVNLKHYRPISLCNVLYKVISKILANRLKAVLNFCISKTQYAFIPGRQILDNVILAHEYMHFLKNKRQGKEGYMAVKLDMSKAYDRVECHFLRVMMQKMGFCSRWINWIMKCVETVSYSFNINGEVKEYIVPERGIRQGDTLSPYLFLLCSKGFSNLLIRAEEEKKISGLKISRNGPRLTHLFFADDSLIFCKADTNQAEELKRILVTYETSSGQLINMEKSSIFFSKNMDHDKKLEVCCKLGNIQMVNQGKYLGLPMVITRTKDQIFGFIRDNIQKKFGSWKQKLLNQAGKEILLKAVTLAIPTYAMSCFKLPLKLCKEISALMASYWWGDTNGKNKMHLCSWKRMSQTKNQGGLGFKDLVNFNRALLGSIFDCKCPQNASWIWQSLMGAKQLVEDGTWRKVGNGCSTDVWENKWIVGNKEGRPSTPKPPECKVQKVQDLIIQKRWNRVEVFRTFNSEDADRILNIPISLAGKEDRNFWMHSPTRQYTVSTGYKKLKTFMWKCINNALPVKEVIFSRSKKGDPICKACGEGEETVEHVLLNCRQAKQVWQIAPIQWGVLRTNKAVLRPGGLKLQEPNRDRMVKNTWL; from the exons ATGAAGGTTCTGGTGTGGAATTGCCAAGGTGTTGGGAGCACCTTGACAATTCCCCATCTGAGGGAGGTTTCCAACCTCTTCTCCCCAAGTATGCTGTTTTTGAGTGAAACTAAAAATAGGAGTAGATATATGGACCGAGTGagacaaaagttgaatttcgaGAGTAGCTGTGTGGTGGAATCTATAAATAGATCTGGGCGCATGGCTCTAATGTGGAAAGAGgaagtaaaaataaaagagataatCAAAACGGCCTTTACTATAGAAGCTCATGTGGAAGACAGGGAGGCAAAGACTACATGGTGGTTCATTGGAATATATGCAAGCTGTGACAATTTGATCAGGAAGAGTCAGTGGAAGGTGGTGGAAGCAAGGAAAAAGCTGTGGGGAGATAAATGGATAATAGCTGGGGACTTTAATGACATTCTATCAAATGAGGAGAAGTGGGGAGGCAGATGGAGAGAAGAGAAGAGTTTCACAGATTTTAACAACTTTATAAATGATAACCAATTGATAGACATTGGTTTGAGGGGAACCCCTGGACATGGAGTAACAATTGGGAGGATGAAGGGGAA CATGTTACTGATAGATACTATTCCGGATACTaggaagaggaaaaaaaggTTTTATTTTGACAAAAGATGGCTTAAGAGAGAAGGGATCCAGGATGTGATTAGAAAAGCATGGGAAAAAGATTATGAGGGGTCCAGAATGTTTAGGGTCAAATGCAAAATCAGAAACTGCAGAGTTGAGATATTAAAATGGAAGAATAACTCCAACTGCAATGCTAAAAAGAAGATCCTTCAGATCAAAAGTCAGCTGGAGAAGCTTCAGTCTAGCACTCATTCTGGCAACAGAAAAGAGACAGTGATTCTAAAAGAGCAGTTAAAGGAGGCCTACAAGGAGGAGGAACTGTATTGGCACCAAAAAGCTCGACTAAACTGGATAAAGGAGGGGGATAAGAATACTAATTTCTTTCACGCTCAAGTCAAGGGAAGGAGGAGGAGAAACAGAATGTTGAATCTGCAAAAGGAAGATGGATCTTGGACTGAGAATGAGCATGAGTTAGGAAAGGAAGTGGCAGATTACTACAGGCTGCTTTTTACTAGTAGTTGGAATGGCAGCTCAGAGGAGATCCTTAGAGGTATTCCATCCACCATCACGGCTAGCATGAATGATCAACTGGTTAGAGGTGTTGATGAAGAAGAAATCAGAACAACAATTTTCTCTATGTCTCCTGATACAGCTCCTGGGATGGATG ATCCTGTCAATCTGAAGCATTATAGGCCTATTAGCTTGTGTAATGTACTTTATAAAGTGATTTCTAAAATTCTGGCTAATAGGCTTAAAGCTGTGTTAAATTTCTGTATTAGTAAAACCCAATATGCTTTCATTCCTGGTAGACAGATCCTAGACAATGTTATTTTAGCTCATGAATACATGCACTTCCTGAAAAATAAAAGGCAAGGGAAAGAGGGGTACATGGCTGTTAAGCTAGATATGTCTAAAGCTTACGATAGAGTGGAATGTCATTTTTTGAGGGTAATGATGCAAAAAATGGGTTTCTGTAGCAGATGGATTAACTGGATTATGAAATGTGTTGAAACTGTCTCTTATTCTTTCAATATTAATGGTGAGGTTAAGGAATACATTGTACCTGAAAGAGGAATCAGACAGGGTGACACCCTCTCACCCTATCTCTTCCTACTGTGCTCAAAAGGCTTCTCAAATCTGCTGATAAGAGctgaagaggaaaagaaaatttctggtCTCAAAATCAGCAGAAATGGACCTAGACTAACTCACTTATTTTTTGCAGATGACTCATTAATTTTCTGTAAAGCAGACACCAACCAAGCTGAGGAGCTAAAGAGGATCCTGGTGACATATGAAACGAGCTCTGGACAGTTGATCAATATGGAGAAGTCCTCTATTTTCTTCAGCAAAAATATGGATCATGACAAAAAGCTTGAAGTATGCTGCAAACTGGGGAATATCCAGATGGTCAACCAAGGCAAATACCTGGGGCTGCCTATGGTGATAACGAGGACTAAGGACCAAATCTTTGGATTCATCAGAGACAACATTCAAAAGAAGTTTGGAAGTTGGAAACAGAAATTGCTGAATCAAGCAGGGAAGGAGATCTTGTTAAAAGCAGTGACTCTAGCAATCCCAACTTATGCTATGTCGTGCTTTAAACTACCTCTGAAACTGTGCAAAGAGATCAGTGCGCTAATGGCAAGCTACTGGTGGGGAGACACTAATGGAAAGAATAAGATGCATCTTTGCTCTTGGAAGAGAATGTCCCAAACCAAGAACCAGGGAGGACTTGGGTTCAAAGACCTGGTCAATTTTAACAGAGCCTTGCTTG GATCCATCTTCGATTGCAAGTGCCCACAGAATGCTTCATGGATCTGGCAGagcctaatgggagctaaacAGTTGGTGGAGGATGGCACCTGGAGGAAAGTTGGAAATGGGTGCAGTACAGATGTCTGGGAGAACAAGTGGATTGTTGGGAACAAGGAAGGAAGGCCCTCAACACCCAAACCTCCAGAATGCAAAGTGCAGAAAGTTCAAGACTTAATCATTCAGAAGAGGTGGAATAGAGTGGAAGTGTTTAGAACTTTTAATAGTGAGGATGCTGACAGAATCTTAAATATTCCTATAAGCTTAGCAGGAAAGGAGGACCGTAATTTCTGGATGCACTCTCCTACAAGACAGTACACAGTGAGCACAGGTTACAAG AAACTAAAGACCTTCATGTGGAAATGCATCAATAATGCGCTCCCAGTCAAGGAAGTAATCTTTAGTAGGTCTAAGAAAGGAGATCCCATCTGTAAAGCATGTGGTGAAGGGGAAGAGACGGTGGAACATGTGTTGCTGAACTGCAGACAGGCTAAGCAGGTTTGGCAGATAGCACCAATACAATGGGGGGTGCTAAGGACAAACAAGGCTGTTTTAAGGCCTGGTGGACTGAAATTACAGGAGCCAAATCGAGACAGGATGGTGAAGAACACCTGGCTCTAA
- the LOC140004841 gene encoding protein FAR1-RELATED SEQUENCE 5-like: MVHSNSKNSMPMLQMEENGHVNSPPNTTPLPPPEAIGVSFVLRTTVSEKKKVLDEISYRIERNEKDIEFLNEALKPDLPGLARIIASICAVVLKTKLREESWRALSEGAEVMDCSKLAEDGTPELGMEFNSEEDAYKFYNKYTFKMGFSVRKDYLNKDKNGVTTSRRYNCCKEGVKRKYEGDMMPKRTRASTKIGYGAKMVIVLLRGTMKYRSHELMGKEASGMENVKYTREDLKRYLRTRRERSLKYGEAGMLIDYNFFGDIVTFDTTYKTNKEYRPLRVFVGFNQHRHFNWVVDKKRHNELIAEYEMRQKLPMVGLRQTPMLVHASETYSPTVFVAFQNEYGESTAMVILRQQDAVMFVEFVVMRYDGRPERIVVFNRNDLSVHCSCKKYENEGILCGHALKVFDTVGIKIILPEYIKRQWTKRARAGDCFDRREREVVADPKIIISTRYRELVPAMIKVATRAAMSEDTSKVAITVISNLTKRVELLLSESEEQPLQNKKNLNMEERDKIEIVNEMGEAVVARGNKK; this comes from the exons ATGGTGCATAGCAACTCAAAAAATTCGATGCCGATGCTGCAGATGGAGGAGAATGGCCATGTTAATTCCCCCCCAAACACTACTCCTCTGCCCCCTCCTGAAGCTATTGGGGTCAGTTTTGtttt GAGGACCACCGTTAGCGAGAAGAAGAAAGTTTTGGATGAGATATCCTATAGAATTGAGCGCAACGAGAAAGATATCGAATTCCTTAATGAAGCTTTAAAACCGGACCTACCTGGGTTAGCTAGAATCATAGCGAGTATTTGTGCTGTAGTCTTG AAAACAAAATTGAGGGAAGAGTCTTGGCGTGCTCTGTCTGAAG GAGCAGAAGTAATGGATTGTAGCAAATTGGCAGAAGATGGGACCCCTGAATTAGGAATGGAGTTCAATAGTGAAGAGGATGCGTATAAGTTTTACAACAAATATACCTTTAAAATGGGTTTTAGTGTACGTAAAGACTATCTAAATAAAGACAAAAACGGTGTGACCACGTCTAGGAGATATAATTGCTGCAAGGAAGGTGTAAAACGCAAGTACGAAGGTGATATGATGCCAAAGAGAACTCGAGCGTCGACGAAAATTGGGTATGGAGCTAAAATGGTTATCGTGTTGCTTAGAGGGACAATGAAGTACCGT AGTCACGAGCTTATGGGAAAGGAGGCAAGTGGGATGGAAAATGTGAAATATACTCGAGAAGACTTGAAACGATATCTTCGTACTCGACGGGAAAGGAGTTTGAAATATGGAGAAGCAG GAATGTTAATTGACTACAACTTTTTTGGGGATATAGTCACATTCGACACAAcgtacaaaacaaataaagaatacCGGCCACTTAGAGTGTTTGTGGGTTTTAACCAACATAG ACATTTCAATTGGGTGGTTGATAAAAAGAGACATAATGAACTGATCGCAGAATATGAAATGAGACAAAAGCTCCCCATGGTAGGGTTAAGGCAAACACCTATGCTTGTGCATGCATCAGAGACGTATTCACCAACCGTATTTGTTGCATTTCAAAATGAATATGGCGAGTCAACAGCTATGGTTATATTGAGACAACAAGATGCAGTGATGTTTGTGgagtttgtggtcatgaggtatgATGGAAGACCTGAAAGAATAGTGGTATTCAATCGGAATGATCTAAGTGTACATTGTAGTTGCAAAAAATACGAGAATGAAGGTATTTTATGTGGGCACGCGTTGAAGGTGTTTGATACTGTGGGCATAAAAATAATTCTTCCTGAATACATTAAGAGGCAATGGACAAAAAGAGCTCGGGCTGGAGACTGTTTTGATCGGCGAGAACGGGAAGTTGTGGCTGATCctaaaataataatttcaactcgTTATCGGGAGCTCGTTCCAGCCATGATTAAGGTCGCAACTCGAGCAGCAATGTCGGAGGACACTAGCAAAGTAGCAATCACTGTCATATCCAATTTGACAAAGAGAGTTGAGCTCCTCCTCTCAGAAAGCGAAGAGCAACctttgcaaaataaaaaaaatctgaatatgGAGGAAcgggataaaattgaaattgtgAATGAAATGGGGGAGGCAGTAGTCGCAAGAGGCAATAAAAAATGA